The following is a genomic window from Lysinibacillus sp. JNUCC-52.
CTAACTCGTTCATTAAGTTCACTTTGTTTTGTAGGCGACCCGCAGTATCACAAATTAAAACGTCCGCTTTACGATTTTTCGCTGCGCGTATTGCATCATACATGACTGCTGCTGGATCCGAGCCTTCAGACTGCTTAATCACTTCACAGCCAACACGGTCTCCCCACACTTGTAATTGATCAATCGCACCTGCACGGAACGTATCTCCCGCTGCTAATACGACCGTTTTTCCTTCTGATTTAAGACGACGTGCCAATTTGCCAATTGTTGTTGTTTTCCCAACACCGTTTACGCCAACAAATAAAATAACAGTTAGCTCACCATTAGGTTGCATATTTAGTTCAATTAAATCTTCTTCACCTTGCTCATAAATTTCCACAAGTTTCTCAGAAATAATGGTTTGGATACCGTTTGTATCTTTAATATTTTTACGTTGAACCTCGAAGCGTAGTTTATCCATAAGTTCCATCACTGTTTCAAAGCCAACGTCTGCTTGTAATAATAAATCTTCTAGCTCTTCAAAGAAATCTTCGTCTACTTTACGATAACGTGCAACTAAATCATTGACCTTAGAAGTAAATGAATTACGTGTTTTTTCAAGACCTGCTTTAAATTTTTGTGTAATGGACCACGCAGAAGGTTTTTTTTCAGATACTACTTCCTCTACAACAGCAATTTCCTGCACTTCTTCCACTTTTTCTTCCTCTACTACATTGGTAGTCTCTACAACAGCAATGTCTTCATTTGTTGATTGCTCTTGCTTTTCTTCTACTTCTACGTTAGATGTTTCAAGTAGAGCAGGTTCTGCTGTGTCTTCATGCTGTAAATCGGCTGATTGCTCTTCGCCTATCGATTCTACTTTTTCTTCTTCTGTTGGATTTCCAACCAACTTATCTTTTAAACGTTTAAAAAAACTCATGCTTGTTCGCTCCTTTGCTCCGCAAGTACGGGTTCATCTTCTAATTTTACTGATACAAGTTTTGATACACCTGATTCCTGCATCGTAATACCATACAGTACGTCAGCCCCCTCCATTGTACCTTTACGATGTGTAATGACAATAAATTGGGTATTGCGACTAAACTTCTTCAAGTATTCGCTGTATCGAACAACATTTGCCTCGTCTAATGCCGCTTCTACTTCATCGAGAATACAGAACGGCACAGGTCTTATATTTAAAATCGAGAATAGTAAAGCAATTGCAGTAAGTGCACGTTCACCACCAGAAAGCAAGCTTAAGTTTTGCAGCTTCTTCCCAGGAGGTTGGGCAACAATTTCAATGCCCGTTTCAAGCATATTGTTTGGATCTAATAATACTAAATCCGCCTGACCACCACCAAATAATTCGCGGAAAACAAGTTTGAATTGCTCTCGAATGGCAAAAAACGTCTCACTAAAGCGCAGTGTCATTTCTTCATCCATTTCTTTAATCGCTTCGTGTAACGTGTCTTGCGCTGCAAGTAAATCTTCACGCTGCTCTGTTAAAAAAGAATGACGCTCTTGGACACGCTCAAATTCATCAATCGCACTTAAATTCACAGGACCTAATTCTTCAATAGATTTTTTCAATAGCTTGACACGACGTCTCATATGCTCTTCATCTTCAATTGATAAAGCGACTTCCATTGCTTCCTCAAACGTTAGTTGATAGTTTTCTTCGAGCTGATCATTATAATTATTCATCTCAAATTCTACGCGGCTTCGCTTCAATTCATTCGCACGTATTGCTTCTATGAAGCCTTTATGTATACGTTGCAATTCCTTTAGCTGCTCTTCTAACGTTGCTAGCTCTTGTTGTTGGGCTGCTTTTTCATCTTTTTTCTGTGAAATTGTAACTTGTAATGTTTCTCTTCTAGCCTTCCACGTAGCAACTTGTGCCTCTACCTCTTCATCACTCAACAATTTTGTCGATTCATCAGATTGAAGCCATATTATTTCCTGAGAAATATTGTCGACTTTTTGTCGAGCTTTGTTTAACTGTAGCGCAAGTTCTGCAGTTGCAATTTGTACTTGGGACATTTGTTCCTGCATTACCGCCAATTGTGAACGTTTTTCAGCAGTTTGTTCACGAAGAACATCCTTTTCCGTTTCACTTTGTAATTTCACTTTACCTAGTTGCTCTACCGTTTCATT
Proteins encoded in this region:
- the ftsY gene encoding signal recognition particle-docking protein FtsY; protein product: MSFFKRLKDKLVGNPTEEEKVESIGEEQSADLQHEDTAEPALLETSNVEVEEKQEQSTNEDIAVVETTNVVEEEKVEEVQEIAVVEEVVSEKKPSAWSITQKFKAGLEKTRNSFTSKVNDLVARYRKVDEDFFEELEDLLLQADVGFETVMELMDKLRFEVQRKNIKDTNGIQTIISEKLVEIYEQGEEDLIELNMQPNGELTVILFVGVNGVGKTTTIGKLARRLKSEGKTVVLAAGDTFRAGAIDQLQVWGDRVGCEVIKQSEGSDPAAVMYDAIRAAKNRKADVLICDTAGRLQNKVNLMNELEKVHRVISREIPDAPHEVLLALDATTGQNALVQAQTFKEVTNVTGIVLTKLDGTAKGGIVLAIRNKLHIPVKFVGLGEKMDDLQPFDAERYVYGLFAEGLDKELENSEE